The genomic stretch CGGTTACCCGTCTTCGAAAACCACTTAATGAGGTGGTGATTTATAATAGCTTTACGCCGGACAATAACGGTTCCAATGATAGCTGGGGTGTCAGTGAACTACAGCTTTATACTGAGGTGAGATTTATGATCTTTGAGCGAAGCGGTAAACGGGTTTTCTATACCGAAGATCCTAAGAAACGGTGGGACGGAACATATAACGGGAATAAAATGCCTTCCGGAACTTACTTCTGGGTAATAGAAGTAAAAGAAACCGGTGAAGTAAGGAAAGGAACATTAAACCTGTTGAGATGATGGTGCGTTTTTCGATTATTTCCAATTGGTATGTGGATATACAATCAGATAAGCTATTTATAAAAATGAGAAAAATACTTATTATATTATTATTGATAATGGCTGCCCCTCTTACTGTAATGGGGCAGTCCAGAAAATATATCAGCCAGTTCAGCTTTTTCCAAAGTTACTTTAATCCAGGGCTCACGGGGTATGAGGGAAGTGCTCTCAGGGGCTTTATCAGGAATCGGTGGAGTGGATTTGAAGGGGCACCGAGGACGATGTTCTTCAGTGGGGAGTTGGATTTTGCGGAGATGAAGGGAGCACGAGATCCAAGCCTAACGGGGAAAAATGCCGTTGGGTTAAACCTTCTTTTTGATAAGTATGGTGCATTTGCCGAAACTGGTCTTGTCTTATCCTATGCCAGTAGGGTTCGACTTACGGCCAAACACAATCTACGTCTGGGAGCTGGAGTAAGTTATACCAATATAAAACTGGACGGCACTGCCATGACCGCGGAGCAACAAAATGACGAAGTTCTTGGCAAATATATTGGGGGATTTTCGGATATGCAGATCGTGGACTTCAATATTGGACTGGCTCTTACCCATTCACAATACTACATTTCTTATGCCATGCATCAAGTAAATGGTGGTAGAATATCCAGTGGTGATGATTTCTTGGATGGACGTCCCGTAAATTACATTGTGCAGGCCGGGTACCGGGAAGCTCTAAGCGATAAACTTGCAGTGATTACCAATATCTACTTCAGATCCCAAAATGATCTTTTCAACAATGTGGAGTTTAATGTGAAGGCACTCCTTATGGACAAATTTTGGATCGGAGGTGGCCACCGCGTTGACTATGCCAATAACCTTCAGGTCGGTCTATTGACCAATAGGTTCAGGTTTGGCTATGTATATGAATTTCCTACCAACGGAAGTTACCACTTTCCCGGAAGTACCCAGGAATTTATGTTGGTTTTCAACCTCTTTAGAAAAAATGAGCGCAGGTACGCCGACGAAGTATTGATTTGGTAGTGTTCTTGAGCCCCAAGGCAATGTAAACGGTCTGTTGAGCACCTTGGGGTTTTCCCGTACTTTGAACAATATTCCGTCCATCCATACGATCAATAGACCGAGTCAAGGGAACCGTTCAGCCAGCGGGACATCCCTTTGGCCTACATGGAGCAGATTACATTCTATAGGCCTTCGGCATATTTTTCCTTTTGGGAGTGTGCCCGTGGCGTGGATTGGGATTCGCCCATTGTTCCCTTTTACCATAACCCATTTAGGCCTCCAGCTCTCCATTGGGCACCTTCTCTATAGCACGTTTTTGGAGTTAGTTTAAAAACTGTTTACCGCAGGATTCTCAAAAAATCAGTGCAGATTTTAACCAATCACACTGATTTTTTGAGATTTGTCTTTTTACTGCAAAACCCTCTCTGCGGACTTTCACAGTTTATGAATTACTCCAAAGATCACTCTGTAAATTAGCAAACTGCGAAAATGAGTCCCCATTGTAAATCATAGCACCTATTTATATTATCATTTGACAATAGCTATTATGATTCTTCCTTAAATGTCCCATGTTTCAAGTCAACCTTAAATTGCTGGCCATCAATGGCATTAATCACCAAAAAGGAATCACCTGTTGCATCTACTTCATAAGCGTACGGATTCCCGGTTTCAGTCAACCAATAATAATGCAATTCACCTTTCTTTAGCTTTCTCCGAGGAATGTCCAGTGACTTTCCATTAATGGGGGAATGAACCTGATGGCCGTTTTTATAGATATGAACAATTGGGTTTTCCTTATTGTACCAATTTTCGACGTAGGTAAAGAACTGGCCATCATTGGATAAAATCCCGGTAGCTTTACCCGAATAGGTATATGCTGACTCCCAAAGCAATTTTCGACTATCTTCAATCAGTTCATAAACTTGTATCTTCCAATCATTTTTCCAACCGGGATTCACTTCATTGTCGTCTGCCGGTCGAATGCTTGCCAAATATTTTCCATTTTCTGATATCACTTCAAAAGCGCACCAACATACCTCTTTGGCTTCAAGGAATTGAAAAGAGAGGAATACCACTACAGTCAAAAGCAAATTTTTCATATATGTTATAGTCATAAGACGAGTCAGCTATTTGATGAATAATTTAGCTTAAATTACCTAAGAACAATTGTTTATGCTACTCAAAAAGATTAACAAAGTGTTAAAATCGACAAGATAAAATAACACAAAAAGTCAAGAATAAGTATAAATGGTATTTTTTAGTATATAAAAATCACATTAATCGTATTAAGTTAGATGTTAAAATTGATCACCATTAGCATACATCGTTTATCATTATGAAAAAAGTATATACCATTTCACTACTATTTCTTTTAACTACTCCCATGCTGCAAGCCCAGCACTATAGCCATATGAAAAGTAAAAGTTTTGTCGGCATAGGACTAGGGCTACCTTATGGAGGCATCGGTTTGAAATTTACTTATAATCCGATTAATATGCTGTCAGTATTCGGAGGATTGGGATATAACCTGGGCAATGTTGGAAGCAATGCTGGAATAGAGTTGGAAATCCCTTCCCAAGAACAATCTTCTGCGTATTTTACAGCAATGTATGGATATAATGGAGCAACTAGAGGTGGCGGACACTTTTTGAGCGGAAAGAATTATTACGGTGTTAGTTTTGGAGGAGGAATAAAAATCAACTCAAAAAGAGTTCCCGGAAAGTTTGTCAATATTGGTCTACTGATCCCTCTCCGCTCAGAGGAATTTGAAAGTATTAATAATCGCTTGGACCAAAAGGCCTGGCCAATGCTTATTACGGTTGGATTAAATTTTATGGCCTCGGAGCCATAGTCCCTCCTTTTGGTGCTTTACCTTTATTATCTTTAGCCCTTATCAAACTAAAAATACAATTAGCACCTATTGAGATATCAACAAGTAAATAAAAAAATATATGTGTATCCGCAATGTTGCACGTAACCAAATTCATTACTGTTTTTTCTTTATTCATCTCTCCTACTTTTTATTCAGGTATTGGACTGATTTTCAAAGAGCTTCATGAATGTTTCGCATTTCCATTGATGAAAAAGTCTAGGTATGGAGCATTCTTTAAATTGAGTGATTTGGTATTCCGGTTACAATTTCATTTGGCTTAATTTGGTTTTGTGCCAGTTGCTTAGGGCTGAAAATGAGTGGATCTTGCTCGTCCACTTCGTAAGCTAACTCATTTTCTTAACGCCCCCATCAACTATCCCAAAACCGAATGCTACAAAGGCCAATAAAAGGATTTCATGTAAATATTTCCTTTCTCCAGTGGTACGTGCAAAGTAACGGGTAGTCATTAAAAACAAATGATTATAAGAACAATAAACCTATCTACTTAAACCTAAACTTCAAGTATTTAATCTTCTCCCCCTTTGCGCTGAAAATGGTTTCATAGCGTGTTTTGATACCATGGTGATCATTACGGAATTCCGAAGCGTAAAAATCATGTGTAAAAACCAAGTCCCTGATATCGGCTCTGTTTTGAAGTAATTCTACGGTGTAATCAAACAACCCCGTATTATCCGTCTTAAAATGGATCCAGCCATCATTCTGGATCATCGGTTTGTACATTTCCAAAAATCTAGGGGATGTTAACCGCTTCTTCTCATCCCCATCCCTTGGCCGGGGGTCAGGAAAGGTGATCCACAGTTCACTGATTTCTTTTTCTGCAAAAAAGCGGTCCAGTAGCTCAATTTGCGTCCGCAAAAAGGCCACATTCTTCAAGCCCTCTTCGATGGCTATGGTGCTTCCTTTCCAGATTCTAGCACCCTTTATGTCCACCCCGATAAAGTTCTGCTCAGGATACTCCCTCCCCAGCCCTACGGTAAATTCTCCTCTACCACAAGCCAATTCAACCACAATTGGCTGTTCATTCTTAAACTGTTCCTTTCTCCAATTGCCTTGGATGCGTCCAAAGATATCTTTGCCTTCCTGGACGACATTGCTATTTTCCTCGTTGGCCTTAAATCTCGCCAGCTTATTTCTGCCCATTTTATAAGTTTTCGATTTCAGCGACCACAAAGGTACTGCCTCCGATAAAAATAAGATCGTTTTTTGATGCTTTTTTTAGGGTATCGGCCAAGGCTACATTGACATTCCGAATAACTTCACCTTCGATCCCCTGAGCTGCGGCTTTTTCCTGGAGCTGATCAGCAGGTAGTGCCCTGGGGATATTAGCTTCACAAAAAACGTACTTTGCCGCTTTCGGCAAAAGGCTAAGCACCTTGCCCAGATCCTTATCATTGACCATCCCAAGGATAATATACAGTTGATCATATCGCATAGCTTGGAGCTGCTCCATCAGTAGGCTAATGCCATCTTCGTTATGACCGGTATCACAATAGACCAAAGGCTTCTCACCTAGTTTTTGGAACCTCCCTTTCAATCCGGAAATCTCAGCAGCATGTGCAAGTCCAGATTGGATGCTTTCGGGTCTGATTGCGATCCCTTTATCCCTTAACACTTCTAACACCATAAGGACTCCAGGAAGATTTTTTTCCTGATACTTCCCAAAAAGATCTAATGAATAAACGGACTCTTTATTATTTTTAAAAACTTGATAATCACATGTTTTTAAACCTCTATTTAAACCAATTTGTTGCACTTCAAAAAATTGGTTGGCGAAGAAAATAGGTGCTGCCTTTGCCATTGCCTTGGCTTTGAACACTTCAAAAGTTTCCGGTTGGTTTTGGCTGATGACCACGGGAACTTTTTCCTTAATAATGCCTGCCTTTTCTCCCGCTATTTCGACCAAGGTGGTACCCAAAAACTGAGTATGGTCCATACCGATATTGGTAATCAAACATACCTCAGGAGTAATCACATTGGTGCTGTCCAGTCTACCGCCCATCCCTACTTCGATGACGGCAAAGTCCACTTCCTCCGCTGCGAAATGGGCAAAAGCCAATCCCACCGTCATCTCAAAGAAACTGGGCTTTAGGCTATCGAGAAAATCACGGTATTGGGTTACAAAATCAACCACTTTTTCTTGTGGTATCTCTTTGCCATTTATCTTTATTCTTTCCGTAAAGGATTTTAAGTGTGGAGAAGTGTACAGGCCTACTTTATAGCCAGCTTCTTGAAGAACAGCAGCGATCATATGGGAAGAACTCCCCTTGCCATTGGTGCCGGCTACATGAATGGACCTGAATTGCCTTTGGGGTTGACCAAGGTGTTCGCAGAGCTGAAGGGTATTGCTAAGGTCTTTCTTAAATGCCGCTGCACCAATTCGCTGGAACATCGGCAATGCATTGAACAAGTAGTCCAACGTCTCCTGGTACGTCATCTTATGATTAATCTACTTTGATGATAAAGGTGATTTTTCCTTCCGAATAGTCGGCCGCAGGATTCCCGCTTTTTCGTTTAAAAGTAAGGCCGTTGACTACTCCCCGGTAATAGGTAAGGACCGCATTGGTCACATTATAGGTATCTGGAATGGCCCTGATTACCTTGCCATTGTCATCCACAGTGATTTTAAAAACGATTTTACCATTTCTATTGGAGACCCTGTCCTGAATATTGGGCTTGCTGGCAAAATCCCAGCCGGCCAGATCCAAATTATACCCAGCGCCATTTCCGGCATTGCCCTGTCCGGATTGCATCAATGACCTGCCATCAATGGTGCCTTCAGAATTACCTTGGTCGCCTTTCTGTGTGGAAGTGCCCTCACTACTGCCAGCAGAAGATTGGTTGCTCTTGCCTTTATTGCCTCCAGCACCAAAAATAGCACGCTGGTCAATGGTCGGCTTTTCTTCCACCTTCTCCTCTACTTTCTTTTCCTCCTTTTCGGCAGGTTTGGTCACAGGCTTTGCTTCCTCTTTCGGTTGTTCAGGTTCTTTTACCGCTTCCTTACTTTTCTCACTGCCCTTTAAAGGACTTGTGGTATTGGAACGCGTTTCATAACTGTTCTTCGATTCGGTAGGTTGTGGTTGTGCTTCTGGTTGGGCTACGGGCTGCGCTTCTGGTTGGGCAGGCTCAGGTGTCTCTACGGGTGTACCTGGAGCAGGACTTTCAGTGCTGATCTGCTCACTCTCGGAAGGTGGGGTCTCCGTTTGTTCATTACCGCTTCCCACATCCGTAAAACCAAGATTAAGCTCCAGGCCAAACTGCGCCATCGGTGGCACTGGAGGTCTCCATACCACAATAAAATAAATGCCCACCAATACCAACACATTCACAATGATGGTAATGATCGTTGCCTTCTTTTTGCTGTCCAGCTCCGTACTATGTGCGGTTCCTTCCACTCTTAACTCCTGCTTTATATTTTACCCTTCTTGATACTGATATCTAGCTACTCACACCTTGTCACATCCTCTAGCTTCTATCTTTGCTCCAACACAATCCCAGCTAACCGAGGAATCTTGATGCTCATGTCTTTGCTCTTTCTTCTTTACTCTAATCTTGCTACTTATATGGTCTTGTAGCGATAGACACATTGGCTTCCAGTTTAGCGGCAATCCCACCTATTTCAACTAAATATTCCACCGGTACTTCCTTATCGATATGAAGCACCACTTGTCCATCTTTGCCTTTTAGTAACGAAGTCAATTCATTTTTGATTCCCTCCCGCTCCACGATCTTATCGTTCACGGAATATTTCAGGTCTTTGGTCACCGTTACGGTTACCTCCTGCATCACGATATCAGCTGTTTCACTACTTGGCAAGTTTACCGGTAATCCAGAAGGCGTGATGAAAGAAGAAGTCAGCATAAAAAAGATCAACAACAGAAATATAATATCTGTCATGGATGACATGCTGAATGCCGCTTCCACTTTATGTTTTGATTGTAGTGCCATATGCTTGTTTCTTGTAAAAAAGGTCCACTGTTGACCTTACTTCTTATCCTGTAGCAAATCCATAAACTCCACTGTGGTATATTCCATACTGTGAATAAGCTTGGATACACGCGCCACGAGGTAGTTATATCCCAAATAAGCGATAATCCCCACCACAAGTCCAGAAGCCGTCGTAATCATCGCTTCATAAATTCCCGTGGACAGCAGTTTTGGGGAAACCATTCCTTCTTCTTGGGCTACCCCGATAAACGCCCGGATCATCCCGGCCACTGTACCTAAAAACCCGATCATCGGTGCTGCACCGGAAACGGTCGCCAAGAGGCTCAGGTTTTTCTCCAATTTGTAGATTTCTATTTTACCTACATTTTCGATCGCCACTTCAATGTTTTTTAGCGGACTACCAATTCTTTCCAGTCCTTTTGAGATCATATTGGCCACTGGAGTGTCTTCTTCCTGACATATCATTTTGGCACCACCAATATCCCCTGTCTGCACCATCATCTTCACCTGATCCATCATGCCCTTTGGGGTTTGGGCCGCTTTCTTCAAGGTAATTATACGTTCCACAAAAATATAAATAGCTAAAATGAACAACGCATAAAGCGGAATCATCATGTATCCACCTTTGATCAATAGATCAAAAAGCCCAATACTTTGAGCTGTATTTTCCATGGTATTAAGTGAATCGGCAACCGCTTGACTATCGGTTGATAAAGTCTGTAGTAAGATCATATTAGTATTTAAAAACCCATAAAGTTTCTTCAAAATTCTTTTGCTCTCGCTCAATCATGGCCAAAGCATCATCTACATTATTAAAATCTTCAATGGCCAATTTATAAAACGAAGAACCATAGCCAGGAAGTACAATGTAGGTGTTATATCCTTTTCCGTTTAATCGCTTGGAAAAATCTTTGGCAAGGTCTCCATCAATAAAAGCGCCCACGGTCACAAAATAATGCGGTACATCGCCTTTTTCACTGATTTCCGTAAGCGAAGGAGCCTTGGGAGTTTCCACTGGAGCTGGTGTTTCAGCTTCTTCCACGACAGGTGCTGGCTCTTTTGCCTCCGGCTGAACAGCCACCTGTTCTGGAACTTCCGGCATTTCCGGTGCCTTGAACACAAAATGATATACACCAAAACCTATCAAGCACAACAGTAACAAAATCAGAATGATCCAACCTGCTTTATTGTTTTTCTCGTCCTTTTTCTCATCATCTACTGGTACATATGCAGCTGGAGCCGCTTCAGGTATAGCTGGTGCTTCAGAAGCAGCAGCTTTCGAATCAGGTACAGGTGCTACGGGCTTTTCAGGATTTTCTTTTTTGGTAGGCTCTTTTGGAGAATCTTTCTCGGCTCCACTTCCCGTAGGCACAGGAATCACAGAAGGACGTGAATCAGACTTGTCTTCCTCACTGGATATAGGAGTGATTTCGATTTCAGGCAAGCCAAAATCCTTATCCTCGTCTTTTCTTTTCGATTTTTTTTCCTGGTCCTTGTCTGTCATTCTTCTGCTTTCTTGGTGGTTTAAATTGCTAAACTAAGATAAAACCCTCAATTACTCAATATGGCACTAATGAATAATTACGGAAAATCATTCCATCTCACCAAAACTAAAATTTAAAGGTCACCCCACCAATCCCTTGAATTCCACGGGATTGATAATTCCAATATCGTTCATTTTTCTGATTCAATAAATTATTGCCTTTTGCAAATACCGAAAACCGTTCGGTGATTTTATAATCTATCTTAGCGTTTAGGTCCAGAATGGGGTTTAGGGTATCCTCAGTTCCTGATTCGAGGTTTTTGGCATAAATCCCGCCCATCATATCCAGTCCCGCCTGGATAAGCCATTTTTCATCCGGCGTGAATGTATTATGAACATTGATCTCCCACTCAGGACGCTGCCAAGGACTGGCTGCTACACCAGGATTACTGCTGTCTACATCATCCAGGGTATAATGGTAATAGTTTGCCTCAGCAGTGAGGTGGTAGCGGTCGCTAAAGCTATATCCCAAAGAGCCGGTATAATTCAACACAGAACCGTCATTGTACAATACCTCAAAACGCGTGCTGTCCGACTCTCCATTGGCATAGAAATACATATTGTCATAGTCTCCATAAGCGATGCCCAGCTTGTAGGTGAATGCATCGTTTACACTGCCCTTGATGCCTCCTTCAGCCCTAAACTTCTGCACCGTGTTCAGCAGTCGGTCACTGGGGCCCAAATAGGGGTTTTCCATAGCGAAACTGTAGTACGTATTTCGCTGCACATCACCTATATACTCGCCATACACCGCGAAAGCTTCATGGATATAATAGGCTGCATCGATCTTAGGGAAAATATGAAAATCTCCACTCTTACCATCATACACGTCGTTTTCATTGATAAAATTCACCCCGGCATTCACTTCAAACATGGTGGTTTTGTACCTCACAAAAGGCGTGAGCTTAGCGTAGTTTCTATTGATGTTATTATAATTGACATCAGAAGGTGAGGTCAAAAATGCCGAAATGTCCAATCCCGCCCTAAAACCATCACTGATTCGATAATTACCAAAGCCATTAAAATTAACTTCATGCTCTCGAGCGGAA from Echinicola soli encodes the following:
- a CDS encoding PorP/SprF family type IX secretion system membrane protein — encoded protein: MRKILIILLLIMAAPLTVMGQSRKYISQFSFFQSYFNPGLTGYEGSALRGFIRNRWSGFEGAPRTMFFSGELDFAEMKGARDPSLTGKNAVGLNLLFDKYGAFAETGLVLSYASRVRLTAKHNLRLGAGVSYTNIKLDGTAMTAEQQNDEVLGKYIGGFSDMQIVDFNIGLALTHSQYYISYAMHQVNGGRISSGDDFLDGRPVNYIVQAGYREALSDKLAVITNIYFRSQNDLFNNVEFNVKALLMDKFWIGGGHRVDYANNLQVGLLTNRFRFGYVYEFPTNGSYHFPGSTQEFMLVFNLFRKNERRYADEVLIW
- the trmB gene encoding tRNA (guanosine(46)-N7)-methyltransferase TrmB: MGRNKLARFKANEENSNVVQEGKDIFGRIQGNWRKEQFKNEQPIVVELACGRGEFTVGLGREYPEQNFIGVDIKGARIWKGSTIAIEEGLKNVAFLRTQIELLDRFFAEKEISELWITFPDPRPRDGDEKKRLTSPRFLEMYKPMIQNDGWIHFKTDNTGLFDYTVELLQNRADIRDLVFTHDFYASEFRNDHHGIKTRYETIFSAKGEKIKYLKFRFK
- a CDS encoding bifunctional folylpolyglutamate synthase/dihydrofolate synthase, which translates into the protein MTYQETLDYLFNALPMFQRIGAAAFKKDLSNTLQLCEHLGQPQRQFRSIHVAGTNGKGSSSHMIAAVLQEAGYKVGLYTSPHLKSFTERIKINGKEIPQEKVVDFVTQYRDFLDSLKPSFFEMTVGLAFAHFAAEEVDFAVIEVGMGGRLDSTNVITPEVCLITNIGMDHTQFLGTTLVEIAGEKAGIIKEKVPVVISQNQPETFEVFKAKAMAKAAPIFFANQFFEVQQIGLNRGLKTCDYQVFKNNKESVYSLDLFGKYQEKNLPGVLMVLEVLRDKGIAIRPESIQSGLAHAAEISGLKGRFQKLGEKPLVYCDTGHNEDGISLLMEQLQAMRYDQLYIILGMVNDKDLGKVLSLLPKAAKYVFCEANIPRALPADQLQEKAAAQGIEGEVIRNVNVALADTLKKASKNDLIFIGGSTFVVAEIENL
- a CDS encoding energy transducer TonB — encoded protein: MEGTAHSTELDSKKKATIITIIVNVLVLVGIYFIVVWRPPVPPMAQFGLELNLGFTDVGSGNEQTETPPSESEQISTESPAPGTPVETPEPAQPEAQPVAQPEAQPQPTESKNSYETRSNTTSPLKGSEKSKEAVKEPEQPKEEAKPVTKPAEKEEKKVEEKVEEKPTIDQRAIFGAGGNKGKSNQSSAGSSEGTSTQKGDQGNSEGTIDGRSLMQSGQGNAGNGAGYNLDLAGWDFASKPNIQDRVSNRNGKIVFKITVDDNGKVIRAIPDTYNVTNAVLTYYRGVVNGLTFKRKSGNPAADYSEGKITFIIKVD
- a CDS encoding ExbD/TolR family protein; this encodes MALQSKHKVEAAFSMSSMTDIIFLLLIFFMLTSSFITPSGLPVNLPSSETADIVMQEVTVTVTKDLKYSVNDKIVEREGIKNELTSLLKGKDGQVVLHIDKEVPVEYLVEIGGIAAKLEANVSIATRPYK
- a CDS encoding MotA/TolQ/ExbB proton channel family protein, producing the protein MILLQTLSTDSQAVADSLNTMENTAQSIGLFDLLIKGGYMMIPLYALFILAIYIFVERIITLKKAAQTPKGMMDQVKMMVQTGDIGGAKMICQEEDTPVANMISKGLERIGSPLKNIEVAIENVGKIEIYKLEKNLSLLATVSGAAPMIGFLGTVAGMIRAFIGVAQEEGMVSPKLLSTGIYEAMITTASGLVVGIIAYLGYNYLVARVSKLIHSMEYTTVEFMDLLQDKK
- a CDS encoding SPOR domain-containing protein encodes the protein MTDKDQEKKSKRKDEDKDFGLPEIEITPISSEEDKSDSRPSVIPVPTGSGAEKDSPKEPTKKENPEKPVAPVPDSKAAASEAPAIPEAAPAAYVPVDDEKKDEKNNKAGWIILILLLLCLIGFGVYHFVFKAPEMPEVPEQVAVQPEAKEPAPVVEEAETPAPVETPKAPSLTEISEKGDVPHYFVTVGAFIDGDLAKDFSKRLNGKGYNTYIVLPGYGSSFYKLAIEDFNNVDDALAMIEREQKNFEETLWVFKY
- a CDS encoding TonB-dependent receptor — encoded protein: MNKVLIVTYLSIFLSIGSVYAQDQKGNERGEVTDAEFIIRKDRILSLPKRTRNFETVPALPQPESKSSFSYDARDFFFTLPPSQSEIKPYQKQFPSGNEMLHHSLVRLGYGNYQSPLAELYVNNLESDYLNYGVMLRHQGFYEGPVDQKNSAEDHTNIRLNASYFTEFVEIFGEVGYDRDRYHFYGYTPGTEVMADSIQQLFSTIYGQGGIRNIEKDDPFNYEAKIGVRLFNDDYSAREHEVNFNGFGNYRISDGFRAGLDISAFLTSPSDVNYNNINRNYAKLTPFVRYKTTMFEVNAGVNFINENDVYDGKSGDFHIFPKIDAAYYIHEAFAVYGEYIGDVQRNTYYSFAMENPYLGPSDRLLNTVQKFRAEGGIKGSVNDAFTYKLGIAYGDYDNMYFYANGESDSTRFEVLYNDGSVLNYTGSLGYSFSDRYHLTAEANYYHYTLDDVDSSNPGVAASPWQRPEWEINVHNTFTPDEKWLIQAGLDMMGGIYAKNLESGTEDTLNPILDLNAKIDYKITERFSVFAKGNNLLNQKNERYWNYQSRGIQGIGGVTFKF